Proteins co-encoded in one Armatimonadota bacterium genomic window:
- the rplB gene encoding 50S ribosomal protein L2 produces MPVKSFRPTSPGKRFQIVPTFEEITAKEPEKSLTRPLKKSGGRNSLGRVTARHRGGGHKRLYRVIDFKRDKEGIPGKVVSIEYDPNRSARIALVVYADGEKRYILAPLGLNVGDTVISSPTADIKPGNVLPLSNIPVGTIVHNIELTPGKGGQLVRSAGAGAQVMAKEGKYAHLRLPSGEVRLVLLTAKATIGQVGNVEHENISLGKAGKSRYLGIRPAVRGVAMTPRDHPHGGGEGKSPVGRKTPVSPWGKPALGRKTRHRKETDKFIVKRRK; encoded by the coding sequence ATGCCTGTTAAGAGTTTTAGACCAACATCACCGGGCAAAAGGTTTCAGATTGTGCCTACCTTTGAGGAAATAACGGCAAAAGAACCTGAAAAGTCGCTGACACGGCCGCTAAAGAAAAGCGGAGGGCGAAATTCGCTTGGCCGCGTCACGGCTCGCCATAGAGGCGGAGGACATAAGCGTCTTTATAGGGTGATAGACTTCAAGCGCGATAAGGAAGGCATACCGGGCAAGGTTGTTAGCATTGAGTATGACCCAAACCGGTCAGCGCGTATAGCGCTAGTTGTCTACGCCGATGGCGAAAAGCGTTATATATTGGCGCCGCTGGGCTTGAACGTAGGAGACACCGTAATCTCAAGCCCAACTGCAGATATAAAACCAGGTAACGTTTTGCCGTTAAGCAATATTCCTGTTGGTACTATCGTTCATAATATTGAGCTTACACCAGGCAAAGGTGGCCAACTCGTGCGTAGCGCAGGTGCTGGCGCACAAGTCATGGCAAAAGAAGGCAAATATGCACACCTGCGGCTACCATCGGGCGAAGTACGCCTAGTTTTGCTTACCGCTAAAGCCACAATCGGACAAGTAGGCAACGTCGAACACGAAAACATTTCGCTCGGTAAAGCAGGCAAATCACGTTATCTGGGTATCAGACCGGCGGTTCGGGGTGTAGCCATGACGCCTAGAGATCACCCGCATGGTGGTGGCGAAGGCAAGTCTCCAGTTGGGCGCAAGACACCCGTGAGCCCTTGGGGCAAGCCAGCTTTAGGGCGAAAAACTAGACATCGCAAAGAAACCGACAAGTTTATCGTCAAGAGAAGGAAGTAG
- the rpsJ gene encoding 30S ribosomal protein S10, which translates to MRKEKVRIRLKAYDHRILDQSAERIVETARRTGARISGPVLLPTEKDIFCVIRGPNIDKESMEHFEMRTHKRLIDIIEPGPKTIDALMRLDLPSGVDIEIKL; encoded by the coding sequence ATGCGTAAGGAAAAGGTCAGGATTCGGCTCAAGGCCTATGATCACAGAATACTTGACCAGTCTGCTGAAAGAATTGTGGAGACCGCGCGCCGTACAGGCGCTAGAATTTCTGGCCCGGTTCTTTTGCCAACTGAAAAGGATATTTTCTGTGTAATCAGAGGGCCTAATATTGACAAGGAATCAATGGAGCATTTTGAAATGCGAACCCATAAACGGCTAATTGACATAATTGAGCCGGGTCCCAAGACCATTGATGCGCTAATGAGGCTGGACCTGCCGAGCGGGGTTGATATAGAGATTAAGTTGTAG
- the rplX gene encoding 50S ribosomal protein L24: MKIKKGDEVVILAGKDKGARGKVIHTFPREGKVIVDGVNIVTRHQRPRRTTRATPQTQTGRIQKPAPLAVGKVMLICPRCGKPTRVGHTIAEDNKRVRACKKCGEIIDMV; the protein is encoded by the coding sequence ATCAAAATCAAAAAAGGCGACGAAGTTGTAATATTGGCTGGCAAAGATAAAGGCGCAAGGGGAAAGGTAATCCATACCTTTCCAAGGGAAGGCAAAGTCATAGTTGACGGCGTCAACATTGTAACGAGACATCAGCGGCCAAGAAGGACAACGCGAGCAACGCCGCAGACGCAGACCGGTAGAATTCAGAAGCCTGCGCCACTAGCAGTGGGAAAGGTTATGCTCATCTGCCCTCGATGTGGTAAACCTACTCGCGTAGGACATACAATTGCTGAAGATAACAAGCGAGTAAGAGCCTGCAAGAAGTGTGGCGAAATCATAGATATGGTATAA
- the rpsG gene encoding 30S ribosomal protein S7 — translation MPRKGPARKREIPPDPVYNSTLVQRFINRLFTRGKKSVGEKILYKALDLIQQKTGKNGLEVLEQAVKNVMPVVEVRPRRVGGATYQVPVEVRSDRRLSLAIRWIITFARKRPGYTMIEKLAGEIMDAAANTGASVKKKEDTHRMAEANKAFAHYRW, via the coding sequence ATGCCAAGAAAAGGACCTGCACGAAAACGTGAGATACCACCAGACCCGGTGTACAACAGCACCCTTGTCCAACGCTTTATTAACAGGCTCTTTACAAGGGGCAAGAAAAGCGTGGGCGAAAAAATACTGTATAAAGCACTTGACCTCATTCAACAGAAAACAGGTAAGAATGGGCTAGAAGTGCTTGAACAAGCTGTTAAGAACGTAATGCCTGTGGTTGAAGTAAGACCTAGGCGCGTTGGTGGTGCCACGTATCAAGTTCCTGTGGAGGTTAGGTCCGACCGCCGTCTATCGCTTGCGATACGGTGGATTATAACGTTCGCACGCAAGCGACCTGGATATACAATGATTGAAAAGTTGGCAGGGGAAATTATGGATGCTGCGGCAAATACCGGAGCATCCGTTAAAAAGAAAGAAGATACCCATAGGATGGCTGAAGCTAATAAAGCGTTTGCCCACTACAGGTGGTAG
- the rpsS gene encoding 30S ribosomal protein S19, with translation MARSLKKGPYADPKLLKKIEEMNAKGEKRIIKTWSRRSTIFPSMIGHTIAVHDGRKHVPVFITENMVGHKLGEFAATRTFRGHGGHTERSTALK, from the coding sequence ATGGCGAGATCTTTAAAAAAAGGACCTTACGCAGATCCGAAGCTCTTGAAGAAAATTGAGGAAATGAACGCCAAGGGCGAAAAGCGGATTATCAAAACGTGGTCGCGTCGTTCTACGATCTTTCCTTCAATGATAGGGCATACGATAGCGGTTCACGACGGACGAAAACATGTGCCAGTGTTCATTACCGAAAATATGGTGGGTCACAAACTGGGAGAGTTTGCGGCAACTAGGACATTTAGAGGACACGGTGGCCATACTGAAAGGTCAACAGCATTGAAGTAA
- the rplV gene encoding 50S ribosomal protein L22 encodes MEARAVGRYLRVTPRKARYVLDSIRGMTASEALALLKFVPNEAARYIARLIESAIANAEHNYNLDRNALRVSRAYVDQGPSLKRIRPRAMGRAYRILKRTSHITVVLEEDESLKAAASKPSKQRRSPAQRVKKQATETATPRAQREAQKKEQAEETTE; translated from the coding sequence ATGGAGGCAAGAGCAGTAGGGCGTTACTTAAGAGTCACACCCAGAAAAGCTAGATATGTGTTGGATTCAATACGGGGTATGACCGCAAGCGAAGCCCTAGCATTGTTAAAATTTGTACCAAATGAAGCGGCAAGATACATAGCTCGCTTAATTGAATCGGCTATAGCAAATGCCGAACACAACTATAATCTTGACAGAAACGCCTTGCGGGTATCTCGTGCTTATGTTGACCAGGGGCCATCGCTGAAGCGCATTCGGCCAAGGGCAATGGGGCGAGCGTACCGAATACTTAAGCGCACAAGCCATATTACTGTTGTTTTAGAGGAGGATGAGAGCCTGAAGGCAGCGGCTTCCAAGCCGTCCAAGCAACGGAGGAGTCCTGCCCAGCGTGTGAAGAAACAGGCTACAGAAACTGCTACTCCGCGGGCTCAACGGGAAGCCCAAAAGAAAGAGCAAGCCGAAGAGACAACGGAGTAG
- the tuf gene encoding elongation factor Tu, which produces MGKQRFERTKPHVNVGTIGHVDHGKTTLTSAITQVLASKGLAQFKSFDEIDSAPEEKARGITIATFHAEYETEKRHYAHVDCPGHADYIKNMITGAAQMDGAVLVVSAADGPMLQTREHILLARQVGVPYIVVFLNKSDMVDDPELLELVELEVRELLSKYEFPGDEIPIVVGSALKALECGCSKRECEWCGKIWELLDAIDSYIPTPQRDVDKPFLMPIEDVFTITGRGTVVTGRVERGRIRVGEEVEIIGLRPEVRKTVVTGVEMFRKVLDEGQAGDNIGVLLRGVERKEVERGMVVAKPGSIKPHTKFKAEVYVLSKEEGGRHTPFFNGYRPQFYFRTTDVTGTITLPEGVEMVMPGDNVSLSAELIQPIAMEEGLRFAIREGGHTVGAGVISALIE; this is translated from the coding sequence ATGGGGAAGCAGCGGTTTGAGAGGACGAAGCCGCATGTAAACGTAGGGACTATTGGTCATGTTGACCATGGGAAGACGACGTTAACATCAGCGATCACGCAGGTATTAGCATCGAAGGGTCTAGCGCAGTTCAAGAGTTTTGATGAGATTGACTCAGCGCCTGAGGAGAAGGCGAGGGGGATAACGATTGCGACGTTTCATGCTGAGTATGAGACAGAGAAGCGGCATTATGCGCATGTAGACTGTCCTGGGCATGCTGATTACATCAAGAACATGATTACTGGTGCGGCGCAGATGGATGGAGCGGTATTAGTAGTATCGGCGGCGGACGGGCCGATGTTGCAGACGAGGGAGCACATATTATTAGCGAGGCAGGTAGGAGTGCCGTACATAGTAGTATTCCTGAACAAGTCTGACATGGTAGATGACCCTGAGTTACTAGAGCTAGTAGAGCTTGAGGTACGGGAGTTACTATCGAAGTATGAGTTTCCTGGGGATGAGATACCGATAGTTGTAGGGAGTGCGTTAAAGGCGTTAGAGTGTGGATGTTCGAAGAGGGAGTGTGAGTGGTGTGGCAAGATATGGGAGCTTTTGGATGCGATAGACAGCTACATACCGACGCCGCAGCGAGATGTAGACAAGCCATTTTTGATGCCTATAGAGGATGTATTTACGATAACTGGTCGAGGCACGGTAGTAACTGGCAGAGTTGAGCGTGGTCGGATTAGGGTAGGAGAGGAAGTAGAGATAATAGGGTTACGTCCGGAGGTACGGAAGACAGTAGTTACGGGCGTAGAGATGTTCCGCAAGGTATTAGATGAGGGACAAGCTGGCGACAACATAGGAGTATTACTTCGTGGGGTAGAGCGGAAAGAGGTAGAGCGAGGCATGGTAGTAGCGAAGCCTGGTTCTATCAAGCCGCACACGAAGTTCAAGGCAGAGGTATACGTATTATCCAAGGAGGAAGGTGGGCGGCACACGCCATTTTTCAATGGTTATCGGCCGCAGTTTTACTTTAGGACGACAGACGTTACAGGCACCATCACGCTACCTGAGGGTGTAGAGATGGTGATGCCTGGTGACAACGTTTCGCTTTCAGCGGAGTTGATACAGCCGATTGCGATGGAGGAAGGTCTTCGGTTTGCGATTCGGGAAGGCGGCCACACTGTGGGCGCCGGCGTCATCTCCGCATTGATTGAGTAA
- the rplD gene encoding 50S ribosomal protein L4: MPEVAVLNTEGAEVGKINLAPEIFEVEPNESVVHAAVIAHLAKIRRGTADTKVRSEVSGGGAKPWRQKGTGRARQGSIRAPHWRHGGVVFGPHPRDYDLDMPKKVRRLAMCSALSAKLAEGGIKIVEDIKLDEISTKKMVEILDALDGAGKTMLVLAEPDETIIKSARNIPSVAVRISPSISVYDILNADTLIFTKAALAKLQEAQIK; this comes from the coding sequence ATGCCTGAGGTAGCGGTGCTTAACACCGAAGGCGCCGAGGTAGGCAAAATAAACTTGGCACCTGAGATTTTCGAGGTTGAGCCAAACGAAAGTGTGGTGCATGCGGCAGTAATTGCTCACCTTGCGAAAATTAGAAGGGGAACGGCGGACACAAAAGTACGTTCAGAGGTCAGCGGCGGTGGCGCAAAGCCCTGGCGGCAGAAAGGTACTGGACGTGCAAGGCAGGGGAGCATACGCGCACCTCATTGGCGGCATGGTGGCGTAGTGTTTGGTCCCCATCCTAGGGATTATGACCTTGATATGCCAAAAAAGGTACGAAGGCTGGCTATGTGCTCGGCACTTTCTGCCAAATTGGCTGAAGGCGGGATCAAAATAGTAGAAGATATTAAGTTGGATGAGATTAGCACAAAGAAAATGGTTGAAATTCTCGATGCTCTTGATGGCGCAGGGAAAACCATGCTTGTGCTTGCAGAACCAGATGAGACAATCATAAAGTCAGCAAGGAATATCCCATCTGTAGCTGTGCGTATCTCGCCTTCAATTTCAGTGTACGACATTTTGAATGCTGATACTCTTATTTTTACCAAAGCCGCGCTCGCCAAGTTGCAGGAGGCTCAAATAAAATGA
- the rplW gene encoding 50S ribosomal protein L23, with the protein MKDPYQIIERPIVTEKSIAGTDQRKYTFRVNRRANKIEIARAIEQIFNVKVQDVNTINVKGKKKRLGRYPEGKTPDWKKAIVTLKPGQKIEIFEGM; encoded by the coding sequence ATGAAAGATCCTTATCAGATAATAGAGCGCCCAATTGTAACGGAAAAAAGCATCGCTGGAACGGACCAGCGAAAGTATACATTTCGCGTCAACCGGCGTGCGAACAAAATCGAGATAGCGAGAGCAATCGAGCAAATATTCAATGTCAAAGTTCAGGATGTGAATACAATAAACGTTAAAGGCAAGAAGAAAAGGCTTGGCCGCTATCCTGAAGGCAAAACGCCGGATTGGAAGAAAGCAATCGTTACATTGAAGCCGGGCCAAAAGATTGAAATTTTTGAAGGGATGTAA
- the rpsL gene encoding 30S ribosomal protein S12, producing MPTISQLIRKGRKKVKKKSAAPALRGTPQKRGVCLSVRTETPKKPNSALRKIAKVRLTNGMEVKAYIPGIGHNLQEHSVVLVRGGRVKDLPGVRYHVVRGALDAAGTKDRKSSRSKYGTKKPK from the coding sequence ATGCCAACAATCAGTCAACTTATTCGAAAAGGACGCAAAAAAGTTAAAAAGAAGAGTGCGGCTCCAGCACTAAGAGGCACACCTCAGAAGCGAGGGGTATGTTTGAGCGTGCGTACTGAAACACCCAAAAAGCCTAACTCAGCACTCCGTAAGATTGCAAAAGTTAGGCTTACGAACGGAATGGAGGTAAAAGCCTACATTCCCGGAATTGGCCATAACCTTCAGGAGCACTCGGTTGTCCTTGTGCGCGGTGGTCGTGTTAAAGACCTTCCGGGTGTTCGCTACCACGTTGTAAGGGGGGCATTGGATGCTGCAGGCACCAAAGATCGGAAGAGTAGTAGATCCAAATACGGAACTAAGAAGCCCAAGTAA
- the fusA gene encoding elongation factor G produces the protein MRKDYDLEKTRNIGIAAHIDAGKTTTTERILFYSGRIHRMGEVDDGAATMDWMEQEQERGITITSAATTCFWRDHRINIIDTPGHVDFTVEVERSLRVLDGVIAIFCAVGGVQPQSETVWRQANKYRVPRIAFVNKMDRLGADFYRVVARIRERLGANAIPIQLPVGAESAFEGIVDLLQMRAIHYLDELGTQIRETDVPADMLNNALEHREAMIEALAEVDENLMDIYLEGGRITVEALKAAIRKGTLSGQVVPVLCGAAFKNKGIQPLMDAIVDYLPSPLDIDAVIGTNPKTGEIETRSPDESQPFSALAFKIMSDPYVGRLTFIRAYSGRLSKGAHVFNSTRGVRERIGRILRMHANHREDIEQVRAGDIVAVVGLQSTVTGDTLCEQNHPIVLEAIQFPVPVISVAVEPKTAAEQEKMATALARLSIEDPTFRVHVDEETGQSIISGMGELHLEIILDRLFREFGVQANHGRPQVAYKETIRHAGEGEGRYVRQTGGRGQYGHCILRVEPLGPGEGIKFNTRIKGGEIPKEFFPAIEAGVREALESGVLAGYPVIDVGVTLTGGSYHEVDSSEVAFKIAGSMAVKAALKNAEPALKEPIMAVEVVTPEGFMGDVISDLNSRRGQILGMEPGPGGTQIIRAEVPLAEMFGYATSLRSITQGRASYTMEPSRYEEVPKDVEEELIVKVGGRPIGVSY, from the coding sequence TTGAGGAAAGATTACGATTTAGAGAAGACAAGAAATATAGGGATTGCCGCGCACATTGATGCTGGCAAGACTACCACCACAGAACGCATCCTGTTCTACTCAGGCCGAATCCATAGAATGGGTGAAGTGGATGACGGAGCAGCGACTATGGACTGGATGGAGCAAGAACAGGAGCGCGGAATCACAATTACATCTGCGGCAACAACCTGCTTCTGGCGGGACCATAGGATAAATATAATCGACACACCAGGGCATGTAGACTTCACTGTAGAAGTTGAAAGGTCCCTCAGGGTCCTTGATGGTGTTATTGCAATATTCTGCGCCGTAGGTGGCGTTCAGCCCCAGTCTGAAACAGTCTGGAGGCAGGCTAATAAGTATCGCGTCCCAAGGATAGCCTTCGTAAACAAAATGGATAGACTTGGGGCGGATTTCTATAGGGTAGTTGCTCGAATTCGCGAGCGTCTTGGAGCAAATGCAATCCCTATTCAGCTCCCTGTAGGAGCCGAATCCGCATTTGAGGGCATTGTTGACTTGCTACAAATGAGGGCTATCCATTACCTTGATGAGCTGGGGACTCAAATAAGGGAGACCGACGTGCCCGCCGATATGCTAAACAATGCACTTGAGCATCGCGAGGCTATGATTGAGGCTCTGGCTGAGGTAGACGAAAATCTTATGGACATATACCTAGAAGGCGGTAGGATTACAGTTGAAGCTCTCAAAGCTGCAATCCGAAAAGGCACGCTTTCTGGGCAAGTAGTTCCTGTGCTTTGTGGTGCGGCATTCAAAAACAAGGGAATCCAACCCTTGATGGACGCAATTGTGGATTACCTACCTTCACCGCTTGATATAGACGCAGTAATAGGCACAAACCCAAAGACAGGTGAAATAGAAACCCGAAGCCCAGATGAAAGCCAGCCGTTCAGCGCATTGGCATTTAAGATAATGTCCGACCCCTATGTTGGAAGACTTACTTTCATTCGGGCGTACTCGGGGCGTTTATCAAAAGGTGCTCATGTCTTTAACTCGACCCGCGGCGTTAGGGAACGTATTGGACGAATTTTGCGAATGCATGCAAACCATAGGGAAGATATAGAGCAAGTCCGCGCGGGCGATATAGTGGCAGTTGTTGGGTTGCAGAGCACTGTGACGGGTGATACGCTTTGCGAGCAGAATCACCCTATTGTTTTGGAGGCAATCCAATTTCCGGTGCCGGTGATCTCAGTGGCTGTTGAGCCAAAGACAGCCGCCGAGCAAGAAAAAATGGCAACCGCCCTTGCAAGACTGTCCATTGAAGATCCGACATTCCGCGTCCACGTAGACGAGGAAACCGGGCAAAGCATAATTTCAGGCATGGGTGAGCTTCACTTAGAAATTATACTGGATAGACTATTTCGGGAATTTGGCGTCCAGGCAAACCACGGCAGGCCGCAAGTAGCGTACAAGGAAACAATAAGGCACGCTGGAGAAGGCGAAGGTCGCTATGTAAGACAAACAGGAGGACGCGGCCAATACGGACACTGTATATTGAGAGTTGAGCCGCTAGGTCCTGGCGAGGGCATAAAGTTTAATACAAGAATCAAGGGTGGCGAAATCCCCAAAGAATTCTTCCCTGCAATAGAAGCAGGAGTTCGAGAAGCACTTGAATCAGGTGTATTAGCCGGCTACCCGGTTATTGATGTTGGGGTAACACTAACCGGCGGCTCGTACCATGAAGTGGATTCTTCGGAAGTAGCATTCAAGATAGCAGGCTCGATGGCAGTAAAAGCTGCTCTTAAAAACGCAGAGCCTGCCCTAAAGGAACCAATTATGGCCGTTGAGGTTGTGACTCCCGAAGGCTTTATGGGAGACGTAATCAGCGATTTGAACTCCAGGCGTGGACAAATTCTAGGTATGGAGCCAGGGCCCGGTGGAACACAGATAATTAGGGCAGAAGTTCCACTTGCCGAAATGTTCGGGTACGCTACGAGTCTTCGTTCAATAACCCAAGGCAGGGCATCCTATACAATGGAGCCTTCGCGATACGAAGAAGTGCCAAAAGACGTCGAAGAAGAATTGATTGTAAAGGTCGGAGGACGACCCATCGGCGTGTCTTATTGA
- the rplN gene encoding 50S ribosomal protein L14: protein MIQPYTRLKSADNSGAREIMCIRVLKGSNNQFANVGDIIIGTVKSATPGAAVKKGDVVRAVIVRTKQPIRRPDGSYLRFDDNAAVVITNQNEPRGTRIFGPVARELREKNFMKIISLAPEVL, encoded by the coding sequence ATGATTCAACCTTATACTCGCTTAAAATCAGCAGACAACTCGGGTGCGCGCGAGATCATGTGCATTCGAGTGCTCAAAGGTTCGAACAATCAGTTTGCAAATGTCGGCGACATAATAATTGGAACCGTAAAGTCGGCGACCCCTGGGGCCGCCGTGAAGAAGGGCGATGTCGTTAGGGCAGTTATCGTTAGGACAAAGCAACCAATACGTCGGCCAGATGGTTCGTATCTGCGATTTGACGACAATGCGGCTGTTGTTATTACAAACCAAAATGAGCCGCGTGGCACAAGGATTTTTGGGCCGGTAGCCAGGGAGCTTCGAGAAAAGAACTTTATGAAAATTATATCCCTTGCTCCGGAAGTACTGTAG
- the rplP gene encoding 50S ribosomal protein L16 encodes MLMPKKVKHRKMQRGSLAGKAKGGTTLNFGEYGLQALESCWLTSNQIEAARIAMTRHIKRGGQIWIRVFPDKSVTKKPAETRMGSGKGAPEYWVAVVKPGRILFEMAGVSEELAKEAMRLASHKLPIATKFVTKKDYGEVYEAGTV; translated from the coding sequence ATGTTAATGCCCAAAAAAGTCAAACATCGAAAAATGCAACGTGGTTCGTTGGCTGGCAAGGCAAAAGGCGGCACTACCCTAAACTTTGGTGAATATGGTCTTCAGGCCTTAGAATCTTGTTGGTTAACAAGCAACCAAATCGAGGCTGCCCGAATCGCGATGACTAGGCACATCAAGAGGGGCGGCCAGATCTGGATAAGAGTATTTCCAGATAAGTCAGTAACAAAAAAGCCTGCGGAAACTCGAATGGGAAGTGGAAAAGGCGCACCTGAGTATTGGGTTGCAGTTGTCAAACCCGGGCGCATCTTATTTGAAATGGCAGGCGTGAGTGAAGAATTGGCAAAGGAAGCAATGAGATTGGCTTCTCACAAACTCCCAATCGCAACAAAATTTGTAACAAAGAAAGACTACGGAGAAGTTTATGAAGCGGGCACAGTATAG
- the rpsQ gene encoding 30S ribosomal protein S17 yields MEKQRGRRKVRSGRVISDKMDKTVVVAIESAIRHPLYGRIIRRTKKVKAHDETNECSVGDLVEIAETRPLSREKRWRVARILEKAK; encoded by the coding sequence ATGGAAAAGCAGAGAGGTCGGCGCAAAGTAAGAAGCGGGCGTGTTATAAGCGACAAGATGGATAAAACCGTCGTTGTTGCTATCGAGTCTGCAATTCGTCACCCCCTTTACGGACGCATAATTCGGCGAACAAAAAAGGTAAAAGCTCACGATGAGACAAATGAGTGTAGCGTTGGTGACCTTGTAGAAATAGCGGAGACTCGCCCGCTGAGTCGTGAAAAGCGCTGGAGAGTTGCACGAATTCTGGAGAAGGCAAAATGA
- the rplC gene encoding 50S ribosomal protein L3, producing MISSILGRKVGMTQVFGDGGVVVPVTVIEAGPVVVTQIRTPEKEGYSAVQVGFGEIREKLVNKPLAGHFAKAGVSPKRYLRELHVEDTSDIQVGQEVKVDIFQPGDKVSVTGISKGKGFAGAVKRWHFHGGPMTHGSMIHRKPQSGGATDAARTFKGSRRPGRMGGEKVTTRNLTVVKVDPEKNLLLIKGAVPGANGGLVIVSKTS from the coding sequence ATGATTAGTAGCATATTGGGCAGGAAAGTCGGAATGACACAAGTTTTTGGCGACGGAGGTGTCGTCGTTCCGGTTACTGTGATAGAAGCAGGTCCGGTTGTCGTAACACAAATACGAACACCTGAAAAAGAAGGCTATAGCGCAGTTCAGGTTGGTTTTGGTGAAATTCGAGAAAAACTAGTAAACAAGCCACTTGCTGGCCATTTTGCGAAGGCCGGGGTTTCACCAAAGCGCTATCTGCGAGAATTGCACGTCGAAGATACAAGCGACATACAAGTAGGGCAGGAAGTCAAAGTTGATATCTTCCAGCCCGGAGACAAAGTTAGCGTTACCGGCATTTCAAAAGGCAAAGGTTTTGCCGGCGCTGTTAAGCGATGGCATTTCCATGGCGGTCCAATGACCCATGGCTCAATGATACATCGCAAACCGCAGTCCGGTGGTGCGACGGATGCGGCAAGAACTTTCAAGGGCTCACGAAGGCCGGGTCGTATGGGTGGTGAAAAAGTCACTACTCGTAACCTGACTGTCGTCAAAGTTGATCCCGAAAAGAACTTGCTTCTCATTAAAGGAGCAGTTCCGGGAGCGAATGGTGGACTTGTTATAGTATCTAAGACTTCATAA
- the rpmC gene encoding 50S ribosomal protein L29: MKRAQYRDQLRQSTEAELQRMLQDERKNLFLTRRDAATKQLENPMRIREIRKNIARILTILRERELKAEKGR; this comes from the coding sequence ATGAAGCGGGCACAGTATAGGGATCAACTTCGACAGAGCACTGAAGCTGAGTTGCAGCGCATGCTTCAAGATGAGAGGAAAAACCTCTTTTTGACAAGGCGTGATGCTGCTACAAAGCAATTGGAGAATCCCATGCGGATTAGAGAAATACGCAAGAATATCGCTCGCATACTGACAATTCTGCGAGAGCGAGAGCTCAAAGCCGAGAAAGGACGCTAG
- the rpsC gene encoding 30S ribosomal protein S3, translating into MGQKVHPIGFRIGVIRDWESKWYADKGYAANLLEDIQIRRYIKKKLFAAAISRIEIERAANRIKVTLHTARPGIIIGRGGKGVDELRLALEKMTGKQVHVSVQEIRRPELDAQLVAESIAAQIEKRVSYKRAMRQAVLRTMRMGAKGIKVTVSGRLAGAEMARSESDKQGKIPLHTLRADIDYGFTEARTTYGNIGVKVWIYRGDILPGQKAETETTKTLETMPLSVGREEQRSEERVESRPRRGGKRAARSEEGE; encoded by the coding sequence TTGGGTCAGAAAGTTCATCCAATAGGTTTTAGAATCGGCGTCATACGAGATTGGGAAAGCAAGTGGTATGCCGATAAGGGGTACGCGGCTAATCTCCTTGAGGATATTCAAATTCGTAGATACATAAAGAAGAAACTATTCGCCGCTGCCATCTCAAGAATAGAAATCGAGCGTGCCGCTAATAGGATAAAGGTCACGTTGCACACAGCGAGGCCAGGGATTATTATCGGCCGCGGCGGTAAGGGCGTTGACGAACTGAGGCTTGCACTCGAGAAGATGACAGGCAAACAGGTGCATGTGAGCGTTCAAGAAATCCGACGTCCTGAGCTAGATGCACAATTAGTAGCCGAAAGCATAGCCGCCCAAATTGAAAAGCGAGTCTCGTACAAGAGAGCAATGCGGCAAGCCGTGCTGCGAACAATGAGAATGGGCGCAAAAGGCATCAAGGTCACAGTTTCAGGCAGACTTGCTGGTGCAGAGATGGCTCGAAGCGAATCAGACAAACAAGGCAAGATACCACTTCACACCTTGCGTGCCGACATTGATTATGGCTTTACCGAAGCAAGAACCACCTATGGCAACATTGGTGTTAAGGTTTGGATATATCGGGGAGACATCCTTCCTGGTCAAAAGGCTGAAACAGAGACGACTAAGACACTCGAAACCATGCCATTAAGCGTAGGAAGAGAAGAGCAAAGAAGCGAAGAGCGTGTTGAGAGTCGTCCACGGCGCGGCGGCAAACGTGCTGCACGTTCCGAAGAAGGAGAGTAG